In Wenzhouxiangella sp. XN24, the DNA window CGGCAAGGCGTTCTGTTCGGGCGGCGACCAGCGCGTTCGCGGCGAGCAGGGGGGCTACAAGGACGCCACCGGCACCCAGCATCTCAACGTCCTCGATCTGCAGATGCAGATTCGCCGTTTGCCCAAGCCGGTCGTGGCGATGGTGGCGGGCTGGGCCATCGGCGGCGGGCACGTCCTGCATCTCGTCTGCGACCTGTCGATCGCCGCGGACAACGCGCGTTTCGGCCAGACCGGGCCGATCGTCGGGAGCTTCGATGCCGGACTCGGCGCCGGACTGCTGGCGCGCACCATCGGCATGAAGAAAGCCAAGGAGATCTGGTTCCTGTGCCGCCAGTACGATGCTGCGCAGGCTCTGGACATGGGTCTCGTCAATACGGTGGTGCCGCTGGAGCGGCTCGAGGCGGAGACCGTGGAGTGGTGCCGGCGGATGCTGGAGCTGTCGCCCACCGCCCTGCGCATGCTGAAAGCGGCGTTCAATGCCGACACCGACGGGCTGGCGGGCATCCAGGAGCTGGCCGGCAACGCCACCGCCATGTTCTACATGACCGAGGAAGGACAGGAAGGCCGGAACGCATTCCTCGAGAAACGCCCGCCGGACTTCGGCCGTTTCCCGCGCCGCCCCTGAGACCGTGACGGCCTCGTCCGCGTCCGACGCGCTGCGCCACTGGCTGACCGCGATCCGGCCCCGGACCTTGCCGGTGGCGGTCGTGCCCGTGATCGTCGGCACGGCCCTGGCGTGGCGGGATACCGATGCGCTCTCCGGGACGATATTCGCCGCAACCGTGATCGCCGCGTTGTTGATCCAGGTGGCGACCAACCTGCACAACGACGTCAGCGACTTCGAGCGCGGCGCCGACGATCCGGGCACCCGGCTGGGCCCGCGCCGGGCCACTGCCGAAGGCTGGCTGACGGCCGGCGCCGTGCGGCGCGGTGCGGCCCTGGCCTTCGCCGGCGCCGGTCTCGTCGGCCTCTGGCTCGCGTGGCAGGGCGGCTGGCCGATCCTCGCCATCGGCGTGGCGTCGATCGCCTGTGCATGGGGTTACAGCGGCGGCGCCAAGCCGATCGCCTACTCGAGCCTCGGGGAGCTGTTCGTCTGGCTGTTCTTCGGCGTCGCAGCGGTGGCCGGCAGCTATTACCTGCAGACCGGGCGTTTCGACTCGACCGCGCTGACGGCCGGCGCGCTGCTGGGCCTGCCGGCCGCGGCCGTGCTCGTGGTCAACAACTATCGTGACCGCGACAACGATCGGCGGGCCGGGCGACGGACCTTTGCGGTGGTGTTCGGCCCACGCGCCAGTCGTATCGAGTACGGCGTACTGCTGTTGGCGCCGTTCCTCGCGTTGCCCGTGCTCGCGCTCGCCGCGGGTCCCGGCTGGTGGCTCGGGCTGCTGGCGCTGCCCTGGGCCGCCCGGCTCGTGTACCGTTTCGTGACCCTGCCCCCGGGGCCCGTGTTCAATGAACTGCTGGCCGACACGGCGCGGCTGCAACTCGTCCTCGGTGCCCTGATCTGCGCGGGATTGTTCGTCGGTGGCCTGCGTGGCTGAGCCGTTGACGCTCGCCTCGCTGCAGCTGTTCCCCTACGCGATCCCGCTGTCGCGGCCATGGAAATGCGCGCGCGGCGATACGGTGATGCGGCGCGGCTGGCTGATCCGGATCGAGGACAGCGAGGGTGGCCATGGCTGGGGCGAGACGGCGGCGTTGCCGGGCGCGGGCACCGAGACCGCGCCGCTGGCCGAAGCCGCGTTGGCCGAGGCCGTGGCGAACTTCCCGGGCCTGTCCATGGATATGGCCCATGCCCGGCTGCCGCGGCATGATCGCCCCGCCGCCCGCTGCGGCCTGGAATGCGCGTTGCTGGATCTTGCCGCGCGTCGCGCCGGGGTGCCGCTGTATCGTCACCTGCGACCGGATGCAGCGCCACGGGTGCGGGTGAACGCTTTCGTCGGCGCGATCGATGCCGGTCTCGGCGAACGCTTGGTGGCCGCCCGCGCCCAGGGCTTCGAGGTGGCCAAGCTGAAACTCGCGACGGCGCCGCTCGAGGACGAGTTGCCGCTGTTTTTCGCCGCCATGGAACAACTGCCGGCCGGGCTGCGCCTGCGCCTGGACGTGAACCGCGGCTGGAGCACGGCCCAGGCGGAAGCGACGCTGCCGCTGTTCGCCGGCCTGCCGATCGAGGCCTTGGAGGAGCCTGCCGCGGATGCCGACGCCGAAGCGCTCGCGCGGCTGCAGTCCATGGTGGATTTCTCCCTCGCGCTCGACGAATCGCTGGCGAGCTGGCCGGACGAGGGGCCGCTCCCCGTGCGCCGACAGATCCTCAAGCCGATGGTCGTCGGCGGGCCTTCGCGGGTGTTCGGTCTCGCGCTCAGGCCCCGCACCGAGAGTATCGTCACCAGCAGCGTCGATACCGCCGTGGGCCTGTGGCTGTCGGCGCATATCGGTGCGGCGCTGGATAACGGGCTGGCCCATGGCCTCGACACGGCGAGCTGGCTGAGCACGCTGCTCGGCCCGGTGCCGCCGCCGGGGGGCGTGCTCCGGTTGCCGGAGGCGCCGGGCCTGGGCTTCGATCCGGAGTTGCCCGAAGCCCGATAGGCCGTTCCGCCGGGCCAGGCTGCCCCGCCGGGCCAGGCTGTCCCGCCGGGCTCACTCGCGCGGTAGCAGCCGCCCCAGTTCACCGCGCAACAGCTTGCCCATGGCGTTGCGCGGCAGCGCCCCGACGTGCAGGAAGCGGCGGGGACGTTGCTCCGAAGCCAGCTGCGCGCGGGCCCACGCCTCGATGGCGGCGGCGGGGGCGGGGCCCGTGTAGAGCGCGACGAGGCTCATCCCCCAACGCGGGTCCGGCTGGCCGGTGACGGCGACCTCGCCGGCTCCGGGGCAGCGTGCGAGCACATCCTCGACCGGCCCAGGCGCCACGTTGACCCCGCCCGTGACGATGATGTCGTCGGCGCGCCCGAGGATGCGGAGGCGGCCGTC includes these proteins:
- the menB gene encoding 1,4-dihydroxy-2-naphthoyl-CoA synthase — its product is MDWTKVPDLGFEDVLYQHSAGIARISINRPEVHNAFRPETVMELQRAFTHAHHDPSIGVIILTGEGGKAFCSGGDQRVRGEQGGYKDATGTQHLNVLDLQMQIRRLPKPVVAMVAGWAIGGGHVLHLVCDLSIAADNARFGQTGPIVGSFDAGLGAGLLARTIGMKKAKEIWFLCRQYDAAQALDMGLVNTVVPLERLEAETVEWCRRMLELSPTALRMLKAAFNADTDGLAGIQELAGNATAMFYMTEEGQEGRNAFLEKRPPDFGRFPRRP
- a CDS encoding 1,4-dihydroxy-2-naphthoate polyprenyltransferase, encoding MTASSASDALRHWLTAIRPRTLPVAVVPVIVGTALAWRDTDALSGTIFAATVIAALLIQVATNLHNDVSDFERGADDPGTRLGPRRATAEGWLTAGAVRRGAALAFAGAGLVGLWLAWQGGWPILAIGVASIACAWGYSGGAKPIAYSSLGELFVWLFFGVAAVAGSYYLQTGRFDSTALTAGALLGLPAAAVLVVNNYRDRDNDRRAGRRTFAVVFGPRASRIEYGVLLLAPFLALPVLALAAGPGWWLGLLALPWAARLVYRFVTLPPGPVFNELLADTARLQLVLGALICAGLFVGGLRG
- a CDS encoding enolase C-terminal domain-like protein, encoding MAEPLTLASLQLFPYAIPLSRPWKCARGDTVMRRGWLIRIEDSEGGHGWGETAALPGAGTETAPLAEAALAEAVANFPGLSMDMAHARLPRHDRPAARCGLECALLDLAARRAGVPLYRHLRPDAAPRVRVNAFVGAIDAGLGERLVAARAQGFEVAKLKLATAPLEDELPLFFAAMEQLPAGLRLRLDVNRGWSTAQAEATLPLFAGLPIEALEEPAADADAEALARLQSMVDFSLALDESLASWPDEGPLPVRRQILKPMVVGGPSRVFGLALRPRTESIVTSSVDTAVGLWLSAHIGAALDNGLAHGLDTASWLSTLLGPVPPPGGVLRLPEAPGLGFDPELPEAR